One part of the Hydrogenobacter sp. T-2 genome encodes these proteins:
- the tuf gene encoding elongation factor Tu has protein sequence MAKEKFVREKEHVNVGTIGHVDHGKSTLTSAITCVLGAGVMQGGKAKCMRYEEIDKAPEEKERGITINITHVEYETPKRHYAHVDCPGHADYIKNMITGAAQMDGAILVVSAADGPMPQTREHVLLARQVNVPYIVVFMNKCDMVDDPELLDLVELEVRELLSKYEFPGDDVPVIRGSALGALQELDAGKPDQWCNAIVQLMEALDQYIPTPQREVDKPFLMPIEDVFTISGRGTVVTGRVERGVLKPGEEVEIVGLREEPLKTVATSIEMFRKILDEALPGDNVGVLLRGVGKDDVERGQVLAKPGTVKPHRKFRAQVYVLSKEEGGRHTPFFVNYRPQFYFRTADVTGTVVKLPEGQEMVMPGDNVEIEVELVKPVAMEEQLRFAIREGGRTVGAGVVTKIIE, from the coding sequence ATGGCAAAAGAGAAGTTTGTAAGAGAAAAGGAACACGTTAACGTAGGCACCATAGGACACGTAGACCACGGCAAGTCCACGCTCACATCCGCCATAACCTGCGTTCTTGGTGCAGGAGTAATGCAAGGCGGTAAAGCCAAGTGCATGAGATACGAAGAGATTGACAAAGCACCAGAAGAAAAAGAAAGAGGCATAACCATAAACATCACACACGTAGAATACGAGACACCCAAAAGACACTACGCACACGTAGACTGCCCAGGACACGCAGACTACATAAAGAACATGATAACAGGTGCAGCACAAATGGACGGTGCTATCCTTGTGGTCTCTGCAGCAGACGGTCCAATGCCACAAACAAGAGAACACGTGCTCTTGGCAAGACAGGTTAACGTGCCATACATAGTGGTTTTCATGAACAAATGCGATATGGTAGATGACCCAGAGCTTTTAGACCTTGTGGAACTTGAAGTAAGAGAGCTACTATCCAAGTATGAGTTTCCAGGAGATGATGTGCCAGTGATAAGAGGTTCAGCCCTTGGAGCATTGCAAGAGTTAGACGCAGGCAAGCCAGACCAGTGGTGCAACGCCATAGTGCAGTTAATGGAAGCCCTTGACCAGTATATACCCACACCACAAAGAGAAGTGGACAAACCTTTCCTGATGCCCATAGAGGATGTGTTTACCATTTCAGGACGTGGAACAGTTGTGACAGGAAGGGTAGAAAGAGGCGTGCTAAAGCCTGGAGAGGAAGTGGAGATAGTAGGATTAAGGGAAGAGCCACTAAAGACAGTGGCAACCTCCATAGAGATGTTTAGGAAGATACTTGACGAGGCACTACCAGGAGACAATGTGGGAGTATTGCTAAGAGGAGTAGGCAAGGACGATGTGGAGAGGGGACAAGTATTGGCAAAGCCTGGGACAGTAAAGCCTCATAGGAAGTTTAGGGCACAGGTGTATGTGCTAAGCAAGGAAGAGGGTGGAAGGCACACGCCCTTTTTCGTGAACTACAGGCCACAGTTTTACTTCAGGACTGCGGATGTGACGGGGACGGTGGTGAAACTGCCAGAGGGTCAAGAGATGGTGATGCCTGGTGACAATGTGGAGATAGAGGTGGAGCTTGTCAAGCCAGTGGCTATGGAAGAACAGCTTAGGTTTGCCATAAGGGAAGGTGGAAGGACTGTTGGTGCTGGTGTGGTCACAAAAATCATTGAGTGA
- the rpmG gene encoding 50S ribosomal protein L33, giving the protein MAAVREVVVLACTECKRRNYSITKNKQKHPQRMELKKYCKWCKKHTLHREVK; this is encoded by the coding sequence ATGGCGGCGGTTAGAGAAGTGGTGGTGCTTGCGTGCACTGAGTGCAAAAGAAGGAACTACTCCATAACAAAGAACAAGCAAAAGCATCCTCAAAGGATGGAGCTCAAGAAATACTGCAAGTGGTGCAAAAAGCACACACTTCATAGAGAGGTCAAATAG
- the secE gene encoding preprotein translocase subunit SecE gives MEKLKEFIKSVRKELDKVSWPKRNLVVKATISVIIFSLAFGISLWVFDLVFTRLIHFLLSLRG, from the coding sequence ATGGAAAAGCTAAAGGAGTTTATAAAGAGCGTAAGAAAGGAGCTTGACAAAGTTTCTTGGCCAAAGAGAAATCTGGTGGTAAAGGCGACGATTAGTGTTATAATATTTTCTTTGGCGTTTGGTATAAGCCTGTGGGTCTTTGACCTTGTGTTTACCAGGCTTATACACTTTCTGCTTTCTTTGAGGGGCTAA
- the nusG gene encoding transcription termination/antitermination protein NusG, translating into MDDFKWYALQVEAGKEATARENLLKVLELEGLLGQVEDVIVPAEEKVVIKTMGKEKYRLSLRGNNRDISVLGKKGVTTFRIENGEVRVIESVEGDVCIEAPPISKPGQKITCKENKTEAKIILESKMFPGYLLIKAIMNDALMRAIEKTPHVYKPVLVGGRVAPLDEKEVERIVAFVKKGVKPVRILFEKGDQVRVIEGPFMNFTGTVEEVHAEKEKVVVLVSIFGRLTPVELDYSQVEKL; encoded by the coding sequence ATGGATGACTTTAAGTGGTATGCATTGCAGGTAGAGGCAGGAAAGGAGGCTACCGCAAGGGAAAACCTGCTAAAAGTCCTTGAGCTTGAGGGACTGCTTGGGCAGGTAGAGGATGTTATCGTTCCTGCGGAGGAAAAGGTGGTCATAAAGACCATGGGGAAGGAAAAGTATAGACTGTCTCTGCGTGGCAACAACAGAGATATAAGCGTGCTTGGTAAAAAGGGTGTTACTACCTTTAGGATAGAGAACGGAGAGGTAAGGGTAATAGAGAGTGTGGAGGGTGATGTATGCATAGAAGCACCTCCCATATCAAAGCCTGGTCAGAAGATAACCTGTAAAGAAAACAAGACAGAGGCAAAGATTATTCTTGAATCAAAGATGTTTCCTGGTTACCTCCTTATAAAGGCGATCATGAACGATGCGCTTATGCGTGCCATAGAAAAGACGCCTCACGTTTATAAACCTGTGTTAGTGGGTGGAAGGGTTGCACCTCTTGATGAGAAGGAAGTGGAGAGGATAGTTGCCTTTGTGAAGAAGGGTGTAAAGCCTGTGAGAATTCTCTTTGAAAAGGGTGACCAAGTTAGGGTTATAGAGGGTCCTTTTATGAACTTTACTGGCACGGTGGAAGAGGTGCATGCAGAGAAGGAAAAGGTGGTTGTTTTGGTAAGCATTTTTGGAAGGCTTACGCCCGTTGAGTTAGATTATTCTCAGGTGGAGAAGTTATGA
- the rplK gene encoding 50S ribosomal protein L11: MKKVTAKVELMLPAQQATPAPPVGPALGQHGVNIMEFVKQFNAASKDFEPGTVVPVVITIYQDRSFSFILKTPPVSYLLKKAANLKSGSSDPKKQKVGKVSLQQVEEIAKLKLKDMNTRDLKAAMRQVVGTARSMGIEVEGWKE; this comes from the coding sequence ATGAAGAAGGTAACCGCAAAGGTTGAGCTTATGCTACCTGCCCAGCAGGCAACACCTGCACCACCGGTGGGTCCTGCCTTGGGTCAGCATGGTGTTAACATAATGGAGTTTGTAAAGCAGTTTAACGCCGCCAGTAAGGATTTTGAACCTGGGACTGTAGTGCCTGTGGTTATAACCATTTACCAAGATAGGAGCTTTAGTTTTATACTTAAGACTCCACCTGTTTCTTATCTCCTAAAGAAGGCAGCAAACCTCAAAAGTGGTTCTTCCGACCCCAAAAAGCAAAAGGTGGGCAAGGTAAGCCTACAGCAGGTGGAAGAGATTGCAAAACTTAAACTAAAGGATATGAACACAAGAGACCTCAAGGCTGCCATGAGGCAGGTGGTGGGAACTGCAAGAAGTATGGGTATAGAAGTAGAAGGATGGAAGGAGTAA
- the rplA gene encoding 50S ribosomal protein L1, producing the protein MKRGKRYQKCLELYDKDAFYTVEGAVEVLRKLHAGCGPKFDQTVELAMRLGVDPKYADQMVRGSVVLPHGLGRELKVLVLAEGEYQKIAKDAGADYVGGEDLINKIAKEEWVDYDVVIATPEIMPKVAKLGKILGPKGLMPNPKTGTVTTNLRQAIEEAKKGRVEFRVDKTGNLHMPVGKISFEEQKLLQNIYTAIDAVVKAKPPGAKGQYVKGIALSLTMGPSVKLDVSTTLKRLQELVA; encoded by the coding sequence ATGAAGAGAGGAAAGAGATATCAAAAGTGTCTTGAGCTTTATGACAAGGATGCCTTTTACACAGTAGAAGGAGCAGTAGAAGTTCTTAGAAAGCTCCATGCAGGTTGTGGTCCCAAGTTTGACCAGACGGTGGAGCTTGCCATGAGGCTCGGAGTTGACCCCAAGTATGCAGACCAGATGGTAAGAGGTTCGGTGGTATTACCTCATGGTCTTGGCAGGGAGCTAAAGGTGTTGGTGCTTGCAGAGGGTGAATATCAAAAGATAGCAAAGGACGCAGGTGCGGACTATGTGGGTGGCGAAGACCTCATAAACAAGATAGCCAAAGAAGAGTGGGTGGACTACGACGTGGTCATAGCTACTCCCGAGATAATGCCTAAGGTGGCAAAGCTTGGTAAGATACTGGGTCCAAAGGGTCTTATGCCAAATCCTAAAACCGGAACGGTTACCACAAACCTAAGGCAGGCTATAGAAGAAGCCAAAAAGGGAAGAGTTGAGTTCAGGGTTGACAAAACAGGAAACCTGCATATGCCCGTGGGTAAGATATCCTTTGAGGAGCAAAAGCTACTTCAAAACATATACACCGCCATAGACGCAGTTGTGAAGGCAAAGCCCCCAGGTGCAAAGGGTCAGTATGTGAAGGGGATAGCCCTTTCTCTAACTATGGGCCCATCGGTAAAGCTGGATGTGTCTACCACTCTCAAGAGACTTCAGGAGCTTGTAGCATGA
- a CDS encoding coiled-coil domain-containing protein, which translates to MIKVLVPLLLVCFSFAFTPQEERQIIKDIAEIKATLEQLNKRIEDTNKRIEDVNKRIDDLMNFLWMLAGIFSAITAVTIGFALWDRRTMIRPFEDKVKSMEKDILENKEKVQKLIETLRELAKEDEKVARLLKHMNLM; encoded by the coding sequence ATGATAAAAGTGCTCGTGCCTCTGCTATTAGTGTGCTTTTCTTTTGCCTTTACTCCTCAAGAAGAAAGGCAAATAATCAAGGATATAGCGGAGATAAAAGCCACTTTGGAACAACTAAACAAGAGGATAGAGGATACAAACAAAAGGATAGAGGATGTGAACAAAAGGATAGATGACCTTATGAACTTCCTTTGGATGCTTGCGGGTATTTTTTCTGCCATAACCGCAGTTACAATAGGTTTTGCTTTATGGGATAGGAGAACTATGATAAGACCCTTTGAGGACAAGGTAAAATCTATGGAGAAGGACATACTTGAGAACAAGGAAAAGGTCCAAAAGCTCATAGAAACTCTTCGTGAGCTTGCGAAGGAAGACGAAAAGGTAGCAAGACTGCTCAAGCATATGAACTTAATGTAG
- the rplJ gene encoding 50S ribosomal protein L10, whose translation MRRSWEEKGKLISSYAERIQRSNLVVFFDFTGIDAQAVTKLRADLKDAEGEMLVGKNTLFYRAFMNTVVADHREVLTGPTAFAFAYGDPVKVAKILFEFMKELDKEKPLGRIKGAYMQGRFLKPVEVQALAELPPKEVLISKLMGAIQAPIYALVMALKSAPQKLVLTLKAIEEKKS comes from the coding sequence ATGAGAAGAAGCTGGGAAGAGAAGGGTAAGCTAATAAGCTCATACGCTGAGAGAATACAAAGGTCAAACCTTGTGGTCTTTTTTGACTTTACTGGCATTGACGCTCAGGCTGTTACAAAGCTCAGAGCGGACTTAAAGGATGCAGAGGGAGAGATGCTTGTGGGTAAAAATACCCTTTTTTACAGAGCCTTTATGAACACGGTTGTGGCAGACCATAGGGAAGTCCTTACTGGTCCCACTGCCTTTGCCTTCGCGTATGGCGACCCTGTTAAGGTTGCAAAAATCCTCTTTGAATTTATGAAAGAGCTTGATAAGGAAAAGCCCCTTGGGAGGATAAAGGGTGCATACATGCAGGGAAGGTTTTTAAAGCCTGTAGAGGTGCAGGCTCTTGCGGAACTTCCGCCCAAAGAGGTGCTTATCTCCAAGCTCATGGGAGCCATTCAGGCACCTATATATGCTCTGGTTATGGCTCTCAAGTCCGCACCTCAAAAACTTGTGCTTACACTTAAAGCTATAGAAGAAAAGAAATCTTAA
- the rplL gene encoding 50S ribosomal protein L7/L12, which translates to MATLTIDEIVEAIGSMTLLEVAELVKKLEEKFGVSAAMVAAAPVAAAGAPAAGAPAAEEKTEFDVILKSAGANKINVIKVVRELTGLGLKEAKDLVEGAPKPVKEGVPKEEAEKIAAKLKEAGAEVEIK; encoded by the coding sequence ATGGCAACACTTACCATCGACGAAATCGTTGAAGCCATAGGCAGTATGACACTGCTTGAGGTGGCAGAGCTTGTTAAAAAGCTCGAGGAGAAGTTTGGCGTGTCCGCGGCTATGGTAGCTGCAGCACCTGTGGCTGCAGCTGGAGCACCTGCCGCTGGAGCACCTGCCGCTGAGGAAAAGACAGAGTTCGATGTTATCCTCAAGTCCGCTGGAGCTAACAAGATAAACGTGATAAAGGTGGTAAGGGAGCTCACCGGACTTGGTCTCAAAGAGGCAAAGGACCTTGTGGAAGGTGCTCCAAAGCCTGTCAAAGAGGGTGTTCCAAAGGAAGAGGCGGAGAAGATAGCCGCGAAGCTCAAGGAGGCTGGTGCGGAAGTAGAGATAAAGTGA
- the rpoB gene encoding DNA-directed RNA polymerase subunit beta codes for MRKNMPLPRKFFGRREELVSPPNLLFLPKESFESFLQFYTTPSQREQKGLEYVFSTSFPFKDPDEKITLEYLGYEIGDWECNRCGYKAYTDQSFLGGYGVYCPKCGTLLVHKEKYTEEECRIKGFTYSLPLRVMVRLRTKTKKGERVGEPKKVYFGEVPMMTKTGSFIINGSERIVVSQLIRSPGVFFEEKEERQKETTIIRMIYRASIIPDKGPRVEFELSSTTDILSSRIDRRKVGGTFVLRALGLETAYDILKPFYPDARAFFVQKGVIFDRDTGEEYKVEDLEGFYLFAVLRYKAKLEDKGVEEEMLEERFLEDLEQLERLLKDERIKIDLISAVPKESAVKSPYGKILIETLVAETSPKDQDKKSPLKIPAKFTLRDFALVDIYKKLRAVEPMVMELEHLISRARSHFDLYFKDLTRYDLSKVGRVKLNAKVHRVPKELKPADFERLSSLPSLALAEDVGSFKVGTLITEEVLSEVFKIKDSVKVKDYTEGQARFLSALDLVNTIKYLINLRYGREKKDDIAYLGNRRIRAVGELLENQARIGIARMEKFFRDRCTVANPEDPNLKPQDLINPRYLTSSLYEFLKGGMLSQYLDNTNPLSALTHKRRLSALGPGGLTRESAKFEIRDVHPSHYGRICPIETPEGQNIGLVTSLTVYAQTNEYGFIVTPYRKVENGKVSDKVEHLAAYEEENFVIAQYTPTDEEGRILSDRVYVRYKNDIQIVKPEQVHYMDVSPRQVISVSASLIPFLEHDDANRALMGSNMQRQAVPLMFTSSPLIGTGMEKKVAFDSGAVVVAKRGGMVEEVDSKRIIIRVNPEEINFADPTDIGIDIYELKKFERTNQNTCVNQRPLVVKGQRVKVGELLADGQSTFRGELALGKDVLVAFMPWRGYNFEDAIVISERLVKEDVYTSIHIEELEVEARETKIGNEEITRQIPGVPERLLSHLDEFGIVKVGTYVKPGDILVGKVTPKGEAQLTPEEKLLQAIFGEKSRDVKDSSLRCPPGVEGVVVDVKVFVRKTGERRNYLAEHVERTEREELERELEKKKSLIVEGRNRMVKALVLGRKLDKEITVKKKVYKAGTVVDEQVFEALLNYIITKPENLFEDEELCKKINELRERTRFQVDMVSKVYEDKIESIGKRSELPAGITTLVKVYIAQKRKIKVGDKMAGRHGNKGVISVVLPVEDMPFLEDGTPVDIVLNPLGVPSRMNVGQILETHLGWASRELGKRLRELIEEGAERQELIDFLKKVYAVGDVKGQNQKHVEDFLQNLDEESFEEVIDLYAERGVPMATSAFEGASEKHIKELLRMAGLPEDGKTVLYDGRTGEPFDMRVTVGYMHMLKLIHMVDDKIHARSTGPYSLVTQQPLGGRAQFGGQRLGEMEVWALEAHGAAHTLQEMLTVKSDDIEGRTKVYESIVKGKYIYQPGVPESFRVLVRELKALGLDVRCENGAVMPCDQIEVEEEQ; via the coding sequence ATGAGAAAAAATATGCCCTTACCAAGAAAGTTCTTTGGTAGAAGGGAAGAGCTTGTCAGTCCGCCAAACCTTCTTTTCCTTCCAAAGGAGTCCTTTGAGTCTTTTCTACAGTTTTATACCACACCCTCTCAAAGGGAGCAAAAGGGTCTTGAGTATGTATTCTCCACATCCTTCCCCTTTAAGGACCCAGACGAGAAGATAACCCTTGAATACTTAGGCTACGAGATAGGAGATTGGGAATGCAATAGGTGTGGGTATAAGGCTTATACAGACCAAAGCTTTTTGGGTGGTTATGGCGTATACTGTCCAAAATGTGGGACCTTACTGGTGCATAAGGAAAAGTATACAGAAGAGGAATGCAGGATAAAGGGCTTTACCTACTCTCTACCTCTTAGGGTTATGGTAAGGCTAAGAACTAAGACCAAAAAGGGTGAAAGGGTGGGAGAGCCTAAAAAGGTCTACTTTGGCGAAGTGCCTATGATGACCAAGACTGGTTCTTTTATCATAAACGGCAGTGAAAGAATAGTGGTGAGTCAGCTTATTCGCTCTCCAGGTGTCTTTTTTGAGGAAAAGGAGGAGCGTCAAAAGGAAACCACTATAATCCGTATGATTTATAGAGCAAGTATTATACCAGACAAAGGACCCAGAGTTGAGTTTGAGCTTTCAAGCACTACTGATATACTCTCCTCAAGGATAGATAGGCGAAAGGTGGGTGGAACCTTTGTGCTTAGGGCTCTTGGTCTTGAGACCGCCTACGATATACTTAAACCCTTCTATCCAGATGCGAGGGCCTTTTTTGTGCAGAAGGGAGTGATATTTGACAGAGATACAGGCGAAGAGTATAAGGTGGAAGACTTAGAAGGTTTTTATCTCTTTGCAGTCCTTCGCTACAAGGCAAAGCTGGAAGATAAAGGCGTGGAAGAGGAAATGCTCGAAGAGAGGTTCCTTGAAGACCTTGAGCAGCTTGAAAGACTCTTGAAAGACGAGAGGATAAAGATAGACCTTATATCTGCAGTTCCCAAGGAGAGTGCGGTAAAGAGTCCATACGGTAAGATACTTATAGAAACCCTTGTGGCGGAGACCTCTCCAAAGGATCAGGACAAAAAAAGCCCTCTCAAGATACCTGCAAAGTTCACCCTTAGAGACTTTGCCCTTGTGGATATATACAAAAAGCTCAGAGCAGTAGAGCCTATGGTGATGGAGCTTGAACATCTTATAAGCAGGGCAAGGTCTCATTTTGACCTATACTTTAAGGACCTTACCCGGTATGACCTTTCTAAGGTGGGAAGGGTAAAGCTCAACGCAAAGGTTCACAGAGTGCCAAAGGAGCTAAAACCTGCAGACTTTGAGAGATTATCAAGCCTTCCATCCCTTGCCCTAGCAGAAGATGTGGGTAGTTTTAAGGTTGGAACTTTGATAACAGAGGAAGTGCTTTCTGAAGTCTTTAAGATAAAAGACAGCGTAAAGGTGAAGGACTACACAGAAGGTCAAGCAAGGTTCCTCAGTGCCCTTGACCTTGTAAACACCATAAAGTATCTCATAAACCTCAGATACGGAAGGGAGAAAAAAGACGATATAGCTTACCTTGGCAACAGAAGAATAAGGGCGGTGGGTGAGCTTTTAGAGAATCAGGCAAGGATTGGTATAGCCAGAATGGAGAAGTTTTTCAGAGACAGGTGTACTGTGGCAAACCCAGAAGACCCTAACTTAAAGCCTCAAGACCTTATAAACCCCAGATATCTAACTAGCTCCCTCTATGAGTTTTTAAAGGGTGGTATGCTCTCTCAGTATCTTGACAATACAAACCCACTTTCCGCTCTTACTCACAAGAGGAGGCTCTCTGCCCTTGGACCAGGCGGTCTAACAAGAGAGAGTGCCAAGTTTGAAATAAGGGACGTGCACCCCTCTCACTACGGAAGGATATGTCCCATTGAGACGCCAGAGGGTCAGAACATAGGTCTTGTAACCTCTCTAACCGTATACGCTCAAACTAACGAGTATGGTTTCATCGTCACTCCCTACAGGAAAGTGGAGAATGGAAAGGTTAGTGACAAGGTTGAGCATCTCGCCGCTTATGAGGAGGAAAACTTTGTTATAGCTCAGTATACTCCAACCGATGAGGAGGGTAGAATCCTTAGTGACAGGGTCTATGTGCGATACAAGAATGACATACAGATAGTAAAGCCAGAGCAAGTTCACTATATGGATGTCTCTCCAAGACAAGTTATATCCGTGTCCGCATCTCTCATACCCTTCCTTGAGCATGACGATGCTAACAGGGCTCTTATGGGTTCTAACATGCAAAGGCAGGCAGTCCCTCTCATGTTTACCTCCTCTCCTCTCATAGGCACTGGCATGGAGAAGAAGGTTGCCTTTGACAGTGGTGCGGTGGTAGTGGCAAAAAGAGGCGGTATGGTGGAAGAGGTGGATTCCAAGAGGATAATAATAAGGGTTAACCCAGAAGAGATAAACTTTGCAGACCCCACAGACATCGGCATAGACATTTATGAGCTTAAGAAGTTTGAACGGACAAACCAGAACACATGCGTAAACCAGAGACCTCTCGTGGTCAAAGGTCAAAGGGTAAAGGTAGGCGAGCTACTGGCGGACGGTCAGTCCACATTCAGAGGAGAGTTAGCCCTTGGTAAGGATGTGCTAGTTGCCTTCATGCCATGGAGAGGTTATAACTTTGAGGACGCCATTGTCATTTCAGAAAGGCTTGTCAAAGAAGATGTGTATACTTCTATACACATAGAGGAGCTTGAGGTAGAGGCAAGGGAGACAAAGATAGGTAATGAGGAGATAACCCGTCAGATACCGGGTGTTCCAGAAAGGCTCCTTTCCCATCTTGACGAGTTTGGCATAGTAAAGGTGGGAACCTACGTAAAGCCTGGGGATATACTTGTTGGCAAGGTAACTCCCAAGGGCGAAGCCCAGCTCACACCTGAAGAAAAGCTCCTTCAGGCAATATTTGGTGAAAAGTCCAGGGATGTTAAAGATTCCTCGCTTAGGTGTCCTCCGGGTGTGGAAGGTGTAGTGGTGGATGTAAAGGTATTTGTAAGAAAAACTGGAGAGAGAAGAAACTACCTTGCGGAGCATGTGGAAAGGACCGAAAGGGAAGAGCTGGAAAGGGAGCTGGAAAAGAAAAAAAGCCTCATCGTTGAAGGTAGGAACAGAATGGTAAAGGCTTTGGTGCTTGGCAGGAAGTTAGATAAGGAGATAACTGTTAAGAAAAAGGTATATAAGGCGGGCACAGTAGTAGACGAGCAAGTTTTTGAGGCACTGCTCAATTACATAATAACCAAGCCAGAAAACCTCTTTGAGGATGAAGAGCTATGCAAAAAGATAAATGAGCTAAGAGAAAGAACGCGATTCCAAGTAGATATGGTCTCAAAGGTCTACGAAGATAAGATAGAGTCCATAGGCAAAAGGAGTGAGCTTCCGGCTGGCATTACAACCCTTGTAAAGGTATACATAGCCCAGAAGAGAAAGATAAAGGTGGGAGACAAGATGGCAGGTCGTCATGGAAACAAGGGTGTTATATCGGTTGTGCTTCCTGTGGAGGATATGCCTTTCCTTGAGGATGGAACTCCTGTGGACATAGTGCTAAATCCACTTGGTGTGCCTTCTCGTATGAACGTGGGACAGATATTAGAAACACACCTTGGCTGGGCTTCTAGAGAGCTCGGCAAAAGGCTTAGGGAGCTTATAGAAGAAGGAGCGGAAAGACAGGAGCTTATAGACTTTCTCAAGAAGGTCTATGCGGTGGGTGATGTGAAGGGTCAAAACCAAAAGCACGTGGAAGATTTTCTGCAAAACCTTGACGAAGAGAGCTTTGAGGAGGTTATTGACCTTTATGCAGAGAGAGGCGTGCCAATGGCAACCTCAGCCTTTGAAGGTGCAAGTGAAAAGCATATAAAAGAACTTCTCAGGATGGCAGGGCTTCCAGAGGATGGCAAAACAGTCCTTTACGATGGAAGAACAGGCGAGCCCTTTGATATGAGAGTCACCGTAGGATACATGCATATGCTCAAACTCATACACATGGTAGACGACAAGATACACGCAAGAAGCACAGGTCCTTACTCTCTAGTTACTCAACAGCCTCTCGGTGGAAGAGCCCAGTTCGGAGGTCAAAGGCTTGGAGAAATGGAAGTTTGGGCTCTGGAGGCTCATGGTGCTGCACACACCCTTCAGGAGATGCTTACCGTCAAGTCTGACGACATAGAGGGAAGGACAAAGGTCTACGAGTCCATAGTCAAGGGTAAATACATCTATCAGCCTGGAGTGCCAGAATCTTTCAGGGTTCTTGTGCGTGAGCTAAAGGCTTTGGGACTTGATGTAAGATGTGAAAACGGGGCGGTAATGCCCTGCGACCAGATAGAAGTTGAGGAGGAGCAGTGA